TGCCGGTCTGACTATCGGCCCGTCGGGCGGGATCCTCGTCGACGAGTTCATGCGCACATCCGACCCGGACATTTTCGCTGCCGGCGACTGCACGGAGAAGCGCTGCTTCGTGCGCGGCACCGGCTGCATTCTACCCCTTGGCTCGGTGGCGAACAAGGAAGGGCGCGTCGCCGCCAGCAACGCCCTGGGCATCGCCGACCGGTTCCACGGCGTTGCGGGAACAACTGCCCTGAAAATCTTCGACCTCAATGTGGGCCGCGCCGGGCTGACCTTCGCCCAGGCGAAGCAAATGGGCTTCAACGTATTCACCGCCACTGTCACCGCCCCAGACAAACCCCACTATTACCCGGACGCCAAACCCGTCGTGCTGAAACTCATTGCGGAACACGGCACCCACAAGGTCCTGGGCATACAGGGAGTTGGGCTCGGCGAGGTCATCAAGCGCATCGACGTCGCGGTCACTGCAATGACCGGCAACATGACCGTCGATGAGATTGCGAACCTCGACCTCGCCTACGCTCCGCCGTACTCCGAGGCGATGGACGTTCTCATCCACGGCGCCAATGCGCTGCGCAACAAGCTCGACGGTCTCTACAGGGGCATCAACTGCACCGATCTCAAGGCGATCCTGGAATCCCGGGAGGAGGACGTCTTCCTGCTGGACGTGCGAACCCCCGACGAGCATGACGCAGCCTACATCCCGGGGTCGACGCTGCTTCCGCTTGGCAAGCTGCGCGCCCGCTATGAGGAGGTCCCGCGGGATCGCCGGGTCGTGGCCTATTGCAAGACCAGTCTGCGGGCCTACGAGGCGGCGCGGTTCCTCGCCGGAAAGGGTTACGATAACATCGAAGTGCTGGACGGCGGCATGCTGGCGTGGCCCTTTGAGGTCGTGACGGGCTCCTGATCCGAAGGCCGCGGGGCTCGCCTGGATGGCCTGAATGAACTCGCGCCTGAACATTCCCGTCCGACGCACGTCTATGCCCGAGACAGTGCGTTTGTGTGTGCGGGTTCCTGCACCGCGCGGGGCCCAGTGAGATTTCCGGGAGGTTCGCCATGAAACGCGTGGCACCCGCCGTCACCGTGGTTGTTCTGCTAGCACTTGCAGCGTCGGCATTTGCCCAGGGGAACCGGCAGGGCCACGGCAATCGGCCTGATTTCGACCCAAGCAAGAGCTTTGCTGGAACAATCGTCAAGGTCTTCAAAGACTCCAATGGTGCCCTGAAAACTATCATCGTAGAAGGTTTTCAGGGACGTCCCTTCAGACAGGGAGACCAGAATCAGACTCCGCCGGCGCGCATCACCGCCACCATCAAGGTAACCAGCAAGACCCAGTATACCAAAGGCAGGGAGCCGGCCTCGGCTTCCATCGTGAAGGTCGGCGAGCCCGTTTTCATCCTGCTCACGGCGCCGCTATCCAACAAGACCGGGACCGCCTCCCGCATCGGCGTCATGCCCAAGTTCGAGCCCGGCAAGATGGTCTTCGGGACGGTGACGAAGGTCACTCGGAGCGCCAAGGGCAGCCTTCAGTCATTCGAGGTCAAGGTGACGCCGCCACCCATGGGGCCCCGGGGAGGAAGCTCCCAGAAGCCCCCGGCCCCGTTCACGGCGAAGATCACTGTGAACAGCGCTACCAAGTACTACGATAGCGACCGCAAGCCGACAAACTCCGCGGGAATCAAGGCCGGTGTGCTTGTTGCAGTGGCGCTTACCGCGCCATTGAAGGACAAGGCAGGGACTGCCGCGACTGTTGGCATCGCGCCGAAAGGTCGCGGTCCGGGCATGCCGGGAGGACGTGGCGGGGGCCCTCGTGGCGGCGGTCGCTGATCAGTAATTCCGCAGATGACGCAGTTGAGAGCCGCGGGTCCATGCGTGGAGCCGCGGCTTTTTCTGTATGGCCACTGGTGAAAAGCGTGCAAGGAAGATAAACTTTTGGAAGCGAACTTCTACTCGATTGCCGGCTGAATCAGACCGGGTGATCCCCAGTGGCAGATCAGAATCTCGAACAGGAACTGCAGGCCCTCCGTGCGCAAATCGAGGAGCACAATTTCCGCTATTATGTCTTGGATGCACCCACGATATCCGATGCCGAGTACGACGCTCTCATGCGCCGGCTCGAGGAGATTGAGGGCCAGCACCCCGACCTCGTCACCCCGGATTCACCCACCCAGCGCATCGGCGCCGCACCCCGCACGGACCTGCCGACCTACCGGCACGCCGTGCCGATGATGAGCCTGCAAAGCATTTTCGAGGAGCACGAACTGCGTGCTTTCGATACCTCGGTGCGGCAGACCGTGGGCGAGGATGTCGTCTATCTCGCAGAGCCCAAATTCGACGGTCTCGCGGTGGAACTGGTCTACGAAGAGGGCATCCTGGTGGCCGCCGCTACACGCGGCGACGGAATCACGGGGGAGGATGTCACCCCGAATATCCGAACAATCAAGAGCGTGCCCCTGCGCTTGCGGCAGACCGAGGACTTGCCGACCCCATCCCTTCTCGAAGTGCGGGGTGAGGTCTACATGACTATCGCGGGCTTCGAAGAGCTCAACCGTGAGCGCGCGGCAACCGGTGAGCCACTGTTTGCGAACCCCCGCAATGCCGCCGCGGGAAGCCTGCGCCAGCTAGACCCCAGGATCACCGCGCGCCGTCCGCTCTCTATCTTCTGCTACGGGCTGGGGCGATGCGAGGGGGCTGAGATCAGGTCGCAGACTGAACTGAGAGCTTGTCTGTCCCAGTGGGGTCTGATCATCAACCCCGAGGCCCGGAAGTGCAAGTCTGTAAAAGATATGCTTCAATTCTTCCACGATCTTGAGGCCAGGCGGGACGACCTGCCGTATGAGATCGATGGCGTGGTTTACAAAGTCGATGACTTCGCCGCACAGCAGGAGCTGGGGGTGCGCTCCCGCAGCCCGAGATGGGCGGTTGCCCTGAAGTTCCCGCCACGGAAGCAAACCACGGTTGTGCGCGATATCCTGGCCAGCGTAGGCCGCACCGGGGTCATTACCCCCATCGCCGTGCTGGAACCTGTGGGCATCGGCGGGGTGACGGTCAGTCGCGCGAGCCTGCACAATCAGGACGAGATCGACCGCAAGGACGTGCGAATCGGAGACACCGTGGTCGTCCAGCGCGCGGGAGACGTGATCCCGCAGGTGGTTGAGGTAGTACTGGAGAAGCGCCCGGACGACGCGGTCCCCTACCGCCTGCCGGATCACTGCCCGGTGTGCGGCACTCCCGTTGACCGAGAGCCCGGGGACCCCATCACCCGCTGTCCGTCAATCGACTGCCCGGCCCAGATTGAAGGCCGGATCGAGCATTTCGCGTCCCGGGCGGCGCTGGATATCGAGGGCCTTGGTGAGAAATGGGTCTCTGTGCTCGTGGATCGGGGGCTTGTTCGGCATCTGCCGGATCTGTATGACCTCACGGCAGACCAGCTTGTGGAACTGGAGCGGATGGGCGAGCGCTCCGCGCAGAATCTGCTGGAGGCCATCGACAAGAGCCGGGAAACCACGCTGGAACGGCTCCTTGTGGGCCTGAACATCCCGCATGTGGGCGAGCATATAGCCGATGTGCTGGCATCCAATTTCGGCAGCCTCGACGCGATCATGAATGCTTCCGAGGAGCAACTCCAGGCGGTCCACGAGATCGGTCCCGAGATCGCGCGGAGTGTCCACCGGTTCTTCGCCGAGCCTCACAACAGGGAGATCGTTCAGGCCCTGCTGGATCACGGCATCAGGTTTGCCGAACGCGCACCGAGCACTGGCGGCAACACGCTGGAGGGCAAGAAGTTCGTGGTAACGGGCACGCTGGAAGGTTTCAGTCGCGAAGAGGCCGCCCGTGCGATCCAGGAGCGAGGGGGACGCGTGACATCGAGCGTATCGAAGAACACCGACTTTGTGGTGGTGGGCGAGAACCCCGGCTCCAAATACGACAAAGCGGTGGAACTTGGGATCCCGACACTGGATGAGGCGGGGTTCGTGGCGCTGCTGGAGGAGGGCAAGCCCCGGGTTTCCGATGTCCAGGGCAAGCTGGATTTCGACTGAACCGCGCGGCCGCAGAAACGCAAATGCCGCCACGGATAAGGCATTCCGGGCGGCAAAATCGGATATCGGTGAATTCGCGTGGCGCTCAGGTCAGGTACTGGATGACTGCCACGGTGATGGTCTCGGCAATGCCGATTATTCCACAGACAGTCCCGACCGCCAGAACAGCAGCTGTCAGAGTAATGTCAGGGCGAATCTCGTGTTTCGTGTCGCAACATTTCTCGAGCACGCGAATTATCATGCTTCGGCTCTCACTTCTCGACCCGCAGCCCAAGCGTTTCGCTCGCAGGGGGGTGCGCTTGGTGTTTCCTCCCTCATCCGCGTCAGCCATGGTAAGTATAAGGATAGGTCCGACCTGTACAATGGTATTGCGTGAAATATGAGCGTAATCTGAGCGCCTGTCCGCCGAAACTTGCGCTGAGAGAGCCAGGGGGGATTCAGCAGGCTATCGTTCCCTCTTATGGCAGCTGGACGTCTTCTCTTGACTTGACTATGCAGCGGGAAACGATAGAATCGGCGGGTGAATCATATAAATCATCCTTCCATGATGATCCGTAATTTCCGGAGGCATCTGCTCATGCACATCCCAGGCATCGAGAAAGCCTTCCACGGCGCCGCCACGGTGGGGGAGCGCGGGCAGGTGGTGATACCGGCAAGTGCTCGCGAAGAGCTGCGGATTTCCGCGGGCGATAAGCTGCTGGTTTTCGTGCACCCATCCGGGTCCGGTGTGTTCTTCGTCAAACTTGCGGATCTTCAGCGGTTCGCCCAGGACCTGGCGCCGTTCGTGGAGTCGCTTGCGGCCACGACTGTCGCGACGGAGGACGATGTTTCGTCACCTCGGCAGGCAAGCGAATAAGGGTACATTCGAAGGAAAGGCTGAGGAGGCACACTGTGCTTCGGGCATCTTCTGTCGTAAAACTCCGCGCAGCATTGCTCTGTGCACTTCTTGCCCTGGCGCTTCCGCCGGCGGCGAATGCGGCCGGATTGAGCCGCGCGAGCCGCGGTCAGGCAGAAGCCAAGCCAACAGAGCCCGCGGGCGCGCCGTCCCAGGTCCGTTCCACGGGCGCCTTGATCAAAGCTGATGAGAGAGTGCGCATCATCGCACCGGGCACCACGGTCCCCGCCATGCTGTCGGGCCTGCCGAGGCCGGCTCTCGGACCGGTCGTTGTTTCCCCGACGGAGACGGTTCAGCCCCAGCCCGCCCAGCCCCCCCGACCGGCTGCAAGCATTAGCGCGGCGCCCGGCCCGGTAATGGCCCCCGGACAGCGCTTCGTCATCGGCGCGCCAAGGGGCGCAACGACTTCAACCGAAACCGCAACCGCCAGCACTGCCAGTGGCATCACCACGGTCGGTACCGTGGAGCCCGCCCCGGACATGAAGGCGCGCGTGGCCGCGAGGGCGCTGTACGCCGCGTCCGAGCAGACCGTGCCGGCCCAGGCACCCGTTGCCGCACCCCAACCCCAGCCTGGCGCTCCCCGCACTCGCATCGAGCCCTCTACCCAGTCGCCCGCGGAACCCGTACAAGCTCCGGTCCAGCCTGCCGCGCCCACGGGCGTCCAGTCGCTGCCGCCAACCGTGACCGATCTCCTGAAGCCCGCTCCAATGCAGCCCAATGATGCGAAACCGGGTCAGGCGACGGCGGCGGGAGCCGCCCAGCGTTTCACCCCGTCGTCGGCAGCCTCTGTCGCCGCCGCGAACAGCATTGACCTGCAGATCACCGCCGCGAACATCGCGGATGCCGAGGCCCAGGTACGCCAGACCTTCGGCCTGGACGACTTCCGGGTCACCGCATCCGCGACCATCGGCAGGCGTGGGCCCATCGCGACGGCAACTTTCCCCGCCGGCGAGGGCGGCAAGGACACCACGATCAAGCTGGGAGACCCCGACATCCGCACGGGCAGCATCGAACTCGTGAAACCCCTGTACACCAACGGGCGCATCGAGCGGACCCAACAGGTAGCGCTCAAGGCCCTGGAAACCCGCAAGCTGTCCAAGGCCGTGATCGAGCGGGCGCTGGACCTGTCTGCGCGGCAGGTCGTGTACGAGATACTGCGGCTGGAACAACTGGCCACTGTTGCTCAGGAGCGTGCCAATGCGGTGGCGGCCCACGTAGACCTGAGCAAGAAGCTGATGGCCGGCGGCGTGGTGCCGAAGTTCGAGGTGGTCCAGGCGGAAACCGAACTTGCCCGGGCGCGGGGCGAGGTGATCTCGGCGCGCACCAGCGTTGAGCAAGCCAAGTCCAGCTTGCGCCGGGTCCTGACGCTTCCCCAGGACACGCCGGTGGGAGTTGACATTGGCGAGCCCCCCCGCACGCCGCCGGGCGCGATCACCGATCTGATCCAGCAGGCGTGGGAAAACAGGCCGGAGATCCGCGCCAGTGAGGCCGCCGTGGCTCTGGCGGAGGCGAGTCTGCGGCTGGCCTTCGCGTCGCGTAACGTGTCGGTCAATCTCGTGGGGGGGCTGACGGCGACCCAGGCCAGTTTCGGCTCCGAACCATTCGGCTGGCAAATCGCGATCAGCGCCGAGAAGCCGATCCTCGACGCCAAGCAGGAAAAGACCCAGGTTGAGCAGGCCAAGGCGCAACTCGATGCCGCAAGGCTGGAACTGGAGAAGCAGAAGCAGGAGGTGGCGCTGGAGGTCACCCAGTCGCATCTGGCTCTCGATGACGGGCAGCAGCGCCTGGCAGTGGCCCAGCAGGGGGTAATCGAGGCCCAGGAGCGCCTGCGCATATCGCAGGTTCGCTACGAGAACGGCCTGGCACTCGGCGTCGAAGTATTGGACGCACAGACGGCGCTCACTGCGGCGCAGGCCGAGGTCGTCAACGCCCAGTACGCTCTGTACTCGGCTATCGTAAGGCTCAGGTCGTCCCTGGGCCTGTGGAGTGGAAACGAGTGAGGAGAGCAAAGATGCGGTTCTCATCCTCTGTAGCCGCACGTCTATTGCCGCGGGGGCAGACTGCTCTCGGGCTGCTGGCAGTCGCTGCGATAGTCACGAGCCTGCTGTTGAGCGGCTGCCCCAAGGGCCGGAAGGAGCCGCTCGGGGCTGCTCAGGCCCAGCAGGAATCCTCTGCCGAGACCCCTGTTTCGGTGGTCGTGGCCAAGCGAGGCTCCATCACGGAGGAACTTGAACTGACGGGCAGTTGTGAGGCTTACCAGGAAGTGGACGTGGTGCCCGAGGTCTCCGGTAAGGTCGTCTCGGTTTTCGCGGACGTGGGCGACGCCGTGACGAAGGGCCAGGTGCTGGCGCGCCTGGATTCCCAGCTCGCCTCAAAGCAGAGGGTGCAGGCCGAAAAGGGCGTGGTGTCAGCCCAGGCCCGGTACACCCAGGCGGCGAAGAGTTCAGAGCTGACCGACCACGAGACCCAGATCGCCATCCGTCAGGCTGAGCAGGGAGTGGCCGCGGCAGCCGAACAGCTCTCCAAGGCCAAGCAGGCCTACGAGCTAGCCCGGGAGCGAACAGAAAGCGCCATCGAGCAGGCCAAAGTCGGCCTTGCAAGCGCCCAGGCGCAGCAGCGCGACGTTCTCGCCGGCGCGCGTAGCCAGGAGATCACCCAGGCCGAGGCCGCCGTGCGTCAGGCCGAATCTGACCTGTCCCTCAAGAAAACCACCTATGAGCGTTACCGTCGCCTCTATGAGCAGGGCGCTGTGGCGGAGGCCACGCTGGACCAGTACCGCACCCAGTACGAGGTGGCCCAGCAATCTCTCAGCCAGGCTCGCGAGGCCCTGAGCCTCGCCCGCGAGGGCGCACGACAGGAGCAGAAGCGCCTCGCGGAGCTCTCGGTGCAGCAGGCACGGGAGCAGCTGAACATGGCGCAATCGGGCAAGCGCGAAGTGGACATCGCGGCCCGTGACGTTGAGGCCGCGCGGGTCGGCTTGCGACAGGCAGAGGAGAACCTGCGTATGGCCCGGGCGGCCAGGCGGCGATATGACGTGGCCGTGGCCGACGTCAAGGCTGCGCGGGCGGGAATCGGCCAGGCAGCCGCGGGAGCCGACCTTGCCGCCACTACCGTGGAAAAGCACACCATCCGGGCACCCATCTCAGGACGCATCGCCCAGCGCAACATTGATCCGGGTGAAGGCGCATCCCCGGGCATGGCCGCTTTGCGCATTGTGGACAACGATCCGATCCGCGTGAACTGCGAGGTCAGCGAGCTTGATATCTCCAAGGTGCGTGTGGGCGACGGCGGCGTGGCCACCGTCGATGGATTGCCGGGCCTGGAATTCTTCGGCAGAGTGGTTGACGTGGCCCCACAGGCGCGCGAAGGCCGGCGCAGCTACATCGCACGGGTGGAGATCGACAATCCGGAAGGGCTGATCCGCGCTGGAATGTTCGCGCGCGTGGTGCTGGTCGTCTCCGAGAAGCAGGACGTCATCGTGGTGAGCCGTGACTGCCTAGTGGAACGCGGCACGAGGAAGAATGCCTACGTGGTGGAGAACGGGGTGGTGAAAATCCGTAGGGTAAAGGTGGGGGTCACCAACCGAGACGTGGTGGAGGTGGTGAGTGGTTTGCGGGCGGGTGATCAAGTGGTTTGCGCGAGCCAGTCCATCCTGGCCGATGGCCAGAAGGTCAAAGCTGTCCGAAAAAGTTCGGGCAAGAGTTCTGCGACCAGCGAAGGCGCCCAAGGTGACGGTGCAGCAAAGGGCACCAAGCCCCCGCGCGAAGCGGGAAGGAGCAGACCCGGTGCAGACCGGGAGGAGATAATCGGCCCAATGCCCGCGCAGGATGGGAAACAGCCGCAGTCCGACGGTTCTGCGCCGCGCGCTCGCTGAGGGGAACGCGGTGCACGCTGAGTCAGAATCCCACCCGGGAAGCCCCTCTATTTGAGCTCCCGGGCGCATACTCCCGGCGCAGCCCACAGGCCGCGCGCAATGTGAGAGCACTCGCCCTATGTGGTTAACCAGACTGGCAATCAACCGCCGGGTCACGATTGCGATGGCGATTTTCGCCATCATGGTTCTCGGCCTGGTCGGGCTGTCGCGGATGCCGTGGGAAATGAACCCCGATGTGGAGATCCCTAGCGTCTCCATCATCCTCCCCTACCCCGGGGCCGGTCCTGAGGAGATTGAGCAGCGAGTTCTGCGGCCTCTCGAAGATGAGGTCAGTGTCATCAACGGCGTGGACGAAGTCGACGCCACCGCCTATGAGAACTTGGGCGTGTGCGTCGTTCGCTTCAACTACGAGATCGATGTTGATGTAGCCGCCGCTGATGTGCGCGACGCGTTGGCGAGGGCACGCGCTTCCTTCCCCAGCGATGTGGAAGACCCATCAGTTTATAAGATCGACATCGGCGCGCTGCCTGTTCTGACAGTAGGGATCAGCGGCGACCGGGAACCGCGCGATCTGCGCAAGCTCGTGGAAGATGTGGTGCGCCCGCGTCTGGGTCAGATCAACGGCGTGGCATCCGTGACTATTTCCGGTGGCCAAGAACGTGAGATCCAAGTCCTGGCCCACAAGGACCGGCTCGACGCTGTCGGCCTGTCCATCGCGCAGCTCGCATCACTCCTGCGCTCCGAGAGCATCGACGTCCCCAGCGGCAATATCAAGGAAGGTGCACGGGACTACGCCATCCGGGTCATCGGCCAGTTCGAGGATCTTCAGGAGATCCGCGACCTGGAGATTGCAGTGCCCAACGGCGGTCTAGTTCGGCTCAGCAGCCTCGCGGAGGTCTACGATACCGTCGTCGAGCCCGACGAATACGCGCGCATCGACGGGCAGCCCACCGTTCGGGTCGCCGTGATCAAACAGTCGGACGCGAACACAGTGCAGGTAGTCCGCCAGGCGCGCAAGGTGCTGACGGAGCTGGTCGGCGACCTGGAAGGCGAACAGGGGGCCGGCGAGCTGCCTGCGGACATCCGAGTAGTCGTGGCAGACGACGACTCGGAACGCGTTATTGAGGCGATCCTGGACGTACGCGACGCCATCGTCTTCGGCGCTCTGCTCGCGGCGCTCGTAGTCTTCCTGACACTGCACAACTTCCGGGGCACGATCATCGTCGCCCTGGCCATTCCCACCGCGATCATCTCCGCGTTCTTGCCGGTGAGCATCGGTTTCGGCTTCACGCTCAACCAGATGGTTCTTCTCGCGCTGTCCCTCGCGGTCGGAACGCTGGTAGACGATTCCATCGTCATCATCGAAAACATCGACCGTCACCGCAACCGTGGTGAGCCACCCAAGGTGGCCGCACTCAATGGACGCAGTGAGATCGCCAGCGCGGCTGTGGCGGTCACCATGGTGGACGTGGTGGTCTATGTTCCCGTGGCCCTGATGGGTGGCGTAGTGGGTCAGGTCTTCTTCTCCTTCGGGATCACCGCGGCCACCGTGGTTTCCTTCTCCCTCCTCATGTCCTTCACACTCACGCCCATGCTCGCGTCCTGGTGGTACCAGCGCGTGGACCCCGGCGCTCCCTCAGGCCGCGGACTGTGGGCGGCATTCTTCAACCTGACTGAAGCAATTTATGGACGCTTCGAAATCTTCTACGGCGCCCTTCTGCGCCGTGCGGTAAGTCACCCTTACATTACTGTGGCTGTGGCCTACGCCGCGATGATTTTGGTGCTCGGGGCGGTGCGCCTGCCCTTTGAGTTCTTCCCCGTCACCGACGAAGGCGAGGTCTCGATTACTCTCGAGACCGGAGTGGGCACCAGGCTTGAGGAGACCGACAGCCTGGTGCGGGAGATCGAACGCCGTCTTCTGGACGAGAGCCGCTATCCGGCAATCGAGCACGTTATCTCGGTGGTCGGGTCACAGGGTTCGGGCCTGTTCGGCGCCGGCAGCGTTGGCGGCCAGTACGCCCAGATGCAGATTACCATGAAGCGCCTGCGCGAGCGTCGCAAAGCCGGCCTGGACTCAGATCAGGAACTTGCCGCCCGGCTGCGCAAGGACCTGGCCGACCTGCCCGGGGTGATCATCAAGGTCACCGCCGGCGGAGGGCTTCGTCCCGGCGGCGCAGATCTTCAACTCAACATTCTCTGCGAGGACAGCGAACAGCTGGCACGCGCCTCCACCGACCTGATGCATCGGGTTGCTCAGATACCCGGCCTGCGCTACGTGGACCTGTCTGCAAAACCCGGACGGCCGGAGGTGCACGCGCGCATCGACCGCTGGCGTGCGGCCGACCTGGGCATGTCCGTAGCCCAGATCGGCGCGGTAGTTCGCACGGCTTTCGAAGGGGACAACTCCACCAAGTTCCGCGAAGAAGGCGACGAGTACGATATCCGCTTGCAGCTCATCGACTTCGACCGCAAGAGCGTGTCGGATGTCGAGAACCTGTTCATCGGTTTGACGAAAGACCACCAGCCGCTGCGGCTGAGGGATGTTGCGGACGTGTACCTCAGCACCGGCCCTAGCCGGATCGAGCGCTACAACCGGCAGCGCAAGGTGACTCTCAGCGCGAGCCTCGACCAAGAGATTCTACGGTCCGGTCCGGCACAGCAGGCCGTTGACGCCGTTGTGAAGGAGTGGAAGGAGCCGGGTGTAGATGTTGCATGGACCGGGTCGCTGAAGATGCAGGGCGAGTCCTTCGGCTTCATGGGCCAGGCGCTCATGCTGGCCGTGATATTGGTCTACGTGGTCATGGCGATGCTCTATAACTCGTTGCTGCAGCCGCTCAACGTCATGCTCAACCTGCCGATCGCTCTGGTGGGCGCGCTGATTGCCTTGAAGCTCACCGGCAACGTGATCAGCATCGTCGCGATGATCGGCATCATCATGCTCATGGGAATTGTGGGCAAGAACGCGATCCTGCTCATCGACTTTGCCAACACACTACGGGCCAGGGGGATGTCGCGGTTCGAGGCGCTCACCGAAGCGGGCCCGACGCGCATGCGCCCGATTCTCATGACTACAGCCTCGACGGTGCTGGGGATCCTGCCCACCGCTCTTGCAAAGAACGAGGGCAGCGAATGGCGTTCACCCATGGCCTGGGCGGTCATCGGTGGCCTGCTCCTGTCCACCATGCTTTCGTTGCTGGTGGTTCCCGCGTCTTACTGCATCTGGGACCAGGTGGAGGTTTTCGCGGGCCGGTTCGCCAGGGGTCTCGGCAGCCTGATAGCCAGCTTCCGCAACGGCCGGCGCAAGGACGGAGGCGAGGGCGAGCCGCCCGAGCCACCCGCACTGCCGGGACCGCCCGACGAGCCCGAATTGCCGCCAACAGACGGGCCGTCTGAGATGCCGCCGCCACCCCCGGCGCGACCGACGATCACTGCGCGGAGGGCTCGTCCGAAGGTCCGCAAATCCCGAAAGGCAGGCGACAAGCATTTCCGCTAATCGGGCTCCGGCTCGTACAGACAGGAATGTGAGGGCCATGCAGAAAGTCAAACTGGTCTATCTGATCGCCGACGATGGCCTGTCGGATGATGTGGTGAGCGCCCTGAAGGAACTCGACATCCAACACTACACGCGCTGGTCGGGCGTCGAGGGTGTGGGACGCACCGGGCCGCGCCAGGGATCACCAATATGGCCGGGCCTGAACGAGGTCTTCCTGCTGGCGCTGGAGCCCGAGCGCGTCCAGCCGCTGGTGGATACCCTGCACGCCATACGCGACAGCTATCCGATCACGCCGGGGCTCCGCTTCATCATTACCGACGCCGAATTGATCTGATCGTCGGGCAACAACAGGCCTTGACCGCTTCGGGCCGGAACTGCGGGCGCCTGCTGTGAAACGCAATGAAAGGCAACTCGAGCTGGACCTGGAGGTCCCGCTGGTCTCCACGCGGAAACACCAGCCCGCGAGATCGCTGCGTGCCAAGAGCGAACCGCACATTCAGCCGCGACAGTCAGGCGAGATCCCGCTGATGGACGAGCCCGAGGTTTCCGACTGCGGCTTCTGCGGCCGGCGCCCCACGATCCATGCGCAGGTCACCATTTGCCCGGACTGCGGGGGCATCGTGAGCCGGCCTGCCGTGGACGACTGACCGCAGGCGCCGGTCCTATACACCCCGCAAGACGAAGGTGCTGCCATGTCTGAGCTCACTGCAGGTCTGGCTTCCTGCGACATCACCCCGCCCGTGGGCAGCCCCATGGCAGGTTACGGCGCACGGGACCACGGGTGCGAGTCTGTGGAGACCCCGTTGATTGCGCGGGCGCTGGTGCTCGAGAACTCCGGGAGTTACGCGGCGCTCATCTGCGCCGATTTGATCAGCACCCACCGCGAACTGACTACCTCGATTCGCGAGTCGGTCGCTGAACAGACGGATATCCCGGCCGAGGCGATCATCGTCTGCGGGAGCCACACCCACTGGGGCCCGGAGATCCGGCCCTCCGGTTACATGCCCCGCGCCTTGCGCGAGGCGATCCCCCAGCCCTATCTGGACTGCCTGGCGCGCACCCTCGCGGGCTGCGCGGTGGAGGCGTGGCGCAGGCGACAACCCGCCTGGGCCGGCGCGGGAGCGGCACTCGCAGACGGAATCAGCTTCAGCCGCCGCCCGGTGGGCACCGACGGCAAGGTCGTGATGAGTCTCGTCCTTCAGCCCCAGCAGGCGGCGGTCGCGGCGCGGGAGGGGCTCACCCTGT
The sequence above is drawn from the Armatimonadota bacterium genome and encodes:
- a CDS encoding FAD-dependent oxidoreductase; this encodes MADAKRILIIGGVAAGPKAAARARRLDPDAEITIIEKDEIMSYAGCGLPYYISGMVDNRNDLMATPIGVLRDPAFFADVKGITVLNRTEALSIDRAAHEVEVKDLKTGEIRRIGYDKLILATGAEPLEPAIPGKDLDNVLHLKRIEDADRFREHMRARACPYVVIIGGGLIGMEMTEAVTECGSAVTIVEMLPQLLPMLDYDMAALVEKHLRSRGVTVRTSTRVARIEDNGDGKVKSVITGDGQEIPAQLVLLSIGIRPNVGLARDAGLTIGPSGGILVDEFMRTSDPDIFAAGDCTEKRCFVRGTGCILPLGSVANKEGRVAASNALGIADRFHGVAGTTALKIFDLNVGRAGLTFAQAKQMGFNVFTATVTAPDKPHYYPDAKPVVLKLIAEHGTHKVLGIQGVGLGEVIKRIDVAVTAMTGNMTVDEIANLDLAYAPPYSEAMDVLIHGANALRNKLDGLYRGINCTDLKAILESREEDVFLLDVRTPDEHDAAYIPGSTLLPLGKLRARYEEVPRDRRVVAYCKTSLRAYEAARFLAGKGYDNIEVLDGGMLAWPFEVVTGS
- the ligA gene encoding NAD-dependent DNA ligase LigA; the encoded protein is MADQNLEQELQALRAQIEEHNFRYYVLDAPTISDAEYDALMRRLEEIEGQHPDLVTPDSPTQRIGAAPRTDLPTYRHAVPMMSLQSIFEEHELRAFDTSVRQTVGEDVVYLAEPKFDGLAVELVYEEGILVAAATRGDGITGEDVTPNIRTIKSVPLRLRQTEDLPTPSLLEVRGEVYMTIAGFEELNRERAATGEPLFANPRNAAAGSLRQLDPRITARRPLSIFCYGLGRCEGAEIRSQTELRACLSQWGLIINPEARKCKSVKDMLQFFHDLEARRDDLPYEIDGVVYKVDDFAAQQELGVRSRSPRWAVALKFPPRKQTTVVRDILASVGRTGVITPIAVLEPVGIGGVTVSRASLHNQDEIDRKDVRIGDTVVVQRAGDVIPQVVEVVLEKRPDDAVPYRLPDHCPVCGTPVDREPGDPITRCPSIDCPAQIEGRIEHFASRAALDIEGLGEKWVSVLVDRGLVRHLPDLYDLTADQLVELERMGERSAQNLLEAIDKSRETTLERLLVGLNIPHVGEHIADVLASNFGSLDAIMNASEEQLQAVHEIGPEIARSVHRFFAEPHNREIVQALLDHGIRFAERAPSTGGNTLEGKKFVVTGTLEGFSREEAARAIQERGGRVTSSVSKNTDFVVVGENPGSKYDKAVELGIPTLDEAGFVALLEEGKPRVSDVQGKLDFD
- a CDS encoding AbrB/MazE/SpoVT family DNA-binding domain-containing protein; protein product: MMIRNFRRHLLMHIPGIEKAFHGAATVGERGQVVIPASAREELRISAGDKLLVFVHPSGSGVFFVKLADLQRFAQDLAPFVESLAATTVATEDDVSSPRQASE
- a CDS encoding TolC family protein; amino-acid sequence: MRIIAPGTTVPAMLSGLPRPALGPVVVSPTETVQPQPAQPPRPAASISAAPGPVMAPGQRFVIGAPRGATTSTETATASTASGITTVGTVEPAPDMKARVAARALYAASEQTVPAQAPVAAPQPQPGAPRTRIEPSTQSPAEPVQAPVQPAAPTGVQSLPPTVTDLLKPAPMQPNDAKPGQATAAGAAQRFTPSSAASVAAANSIDLQITAANIADAEAQVRQTFGLDDFRVTASATIGRRGPIATATFPAGEGGKDTTIKLGDPDIRTGSIELVKPLYTNGRIERTQQVALKALETRKLSKAVIERALDLSARQVVYEILRLEQLATVAQERANAVAAHVDLSKKLMAGGVVPKFEVVQAETELARARGEVISARTSVEQAKSSLRRVLTLPQDTPVGVDIGEPPRTPPGAITDLIQQAWENRPEIRASEAAVALAEASLRLAFASRNVSVNLVGGLTATQASFGSEPFGWQIAISAEKPILDAKQEKTQVEQAKAQLDAARLELEKQKQEVALEVTQSHLALDDGQQRLAVAQQGVIEAQERLRISQVRYENGLALGVEVLDAQTALTAAQAEVVNAQYALYSAIVRLRSSLGLWSGNE